A single region of the Geovibrio ferrireducens genome encodes:
- a CDS encoding cytochrome c3 family protein: MKKLIVAMVVVCFAVAAAIAAGPAKIDLKTWVAGEPSKAAVQFPHDVHQAKNECTDCHVKADGGPLKNLKAGGEVNFKGAIKVKATKNDAHDNFCWECHVAKKVPQGKSCNKCHAK, translated from the coding sequence ATGAAAAAACTCATAGTTGCAATGGTTGTCGTCTGTTTTGCAGTTGCTGCGGCAATCGCGGCTGGTCCCGCAAAAATCGACCTTAAAACATGGGTAGCAGGCGAACCTTCCAAAGCTGCTGTTCAGTTCCCCCACGATGTACACCAGGCTAAAAACGAATGTACTGACTGCCACGTTAAAGCAGACGGCGGTCCGCTTAAAAACCTTAAAGCAGGCGGAGAAGTTAACTTCAAAGGTGCTATCAAAGTTAAAGCGACTAAAAACGATGCTCACGACAACTTCTGCTGGGAATGCCATGTAGCGAAAAAAGTTCCTCAGGGCAAATCCTGCAACAAATGCCACGCGAAATAA